ttccaaaattttCACGTTTGtcaaattgtttccatttgtaAAGTGTGGGTTTTTACTATATTTACGTTCCTATTTAACTCTCACTTTCTCATACTCATACTCTTGCAACATCCACGCTATTCACAAACAATTTTAGAGCAGTAGAATGTGGCCGCGTAAGAAATAAACTATTATTTACAACACTGACTCCTCATCCGCAGTATTTATTGCAAATGGATATGCcgcataaaaacaaacccaggATTTTTCCCGGGGATTTAGGAAAAGTGAGGGGAAAATACTTCACTCATACACACGCAGTTTAACTCTGTTTCGCGCGTGCCTACGTTAGAATACTTTACTTTTCCAAAGCCGCACACACAATATGCCGGGATTTGCTACAACAATACCGAAAACACCGAACGCTTGAAGAGAACTGATGAGAACAGATGAGAATGGGTAGTGTTCCAGCTCCCTAACTGGAGCTATGGCACACTGTGGGACTAATTATGCGCAGCATATGACgctggtttgaaaaaaatatatttgtatgctctaatatttgtttattatatgatttggtttttctttgttttcctaACCGTAAAATGTTGCAGATCTGTTAACCAAAAGAATATTAAATAGCTTCGAACATTCACTCATCCGGAAAATAGTATTTCTAGCGTATTATACATCATGTAATGCTACTTacgaaatggtaaatagtattCTTAGTAACGCATGACTCTATAATCTTAAACTCGATATATTCGAACTGTTCGACTGGGCCATGCACCATATATAATATTCATATTATATATGCATAAATTACTATTCTACCATTTGTAATTCATAGATAAAACTAACTAATGGTCGCTATGTAAAATTTTATACCCAATTGCTTCTGTTCTGTGTGATACTGTATATGCCGGTTAAACGTTACGCGTGAGTTATTTTACACGTGCACCTGAGTCTCCAGGCCCTTACCCTACATCCACACAATGCTCTCATGCttattctctctctttctctctccgttttctctctctctctctttatatatgtatatatatacatctctctctctctctctctctctttcgtgtTGACAGGAAGATCAAGGTTACGCGCGTACGATGCCGAAAACGCATCTCGGGAtcgatttgtttacaatttacacTTTTCTACATCACAAACGATGTGTTAACATaatgaaaatgcttcaaaaactACCCAATTCGGAATCTCTAGGGTACTATGgtttacataaaacaaataccaGCGGTAGTTCCTAGCtggtggaattttatttacacaacaCGTGACTAAAAGTCaatatgagtttttttttttatagtagCTTAAATATGGCAAATCTTTTTGAGTAGAAAAGATTGGCCAGTTTGGGTGATAACACGGATCTAATTAACACGAATATCATTCAAttttacgcacacacacacatacttagTCGACTTCCTCTCCAGAATTTGcgtttttcaaatttattgttgTACACGCGCCCtctcgacttacgcggatttTATAAACTTGACATTTCACGGACTTTTGCATGtagaaaactttaaataatcTGAAAAATACGTTACGTGTCATTATCATAACATTAACTATTTTACAACCTTTTTTCGtaattcttgaaataaacttataaatttaaatttttaatgtgcttcgtaacgtggaaataaatattcgaTCCCTTAAAAACGACACataatcaatattttaaacgaaactcgagatacgcggatttctcTGGAATGCATTAACCGCATATCTCGGGTACCTAGTGTACTGTGGAAACAACGGTCCAAAAAGATGCCAATATGCCAATATTCCATCCAACCAACTTGAAATTGGAATCGCTGTCGTATTGCTTCAAATAAACCAAATGCTGTAAAATTACAAGTACAGTTAGACATGTTATTTCCCTCTTTTTTTAAGCACTCTTTAATCAACACCCAATATTTAATATAGAGTctttagaacaaaaaaactgcaacataTTTTAGATGGCCTTTTAAACCAGCATGTATTGCACTAGTTTTAAAAGTAGCTTGTAGTAGTATTTTAAAGCATGCAAATAGCACTAGTAGTATTTTAAAGCATGTACCTTTAAAATGTTAAATCTATTCCCTAATCTAGCTATTGCACAAATTGCACAAATTGTCAAACATATGAAAATATATGTCTATACTTTATTTATATGTATGTACTATGTACTACATGCTACAGACAGTATTAAGGCTATATCTttaagtaaaattaatttaaaagcgCCTAACACCTGAAGTGGGCAATATATTCTTTTATTCTAGTGTCGGTTATAATTAGTAACGATAAAGTGTAGCTATTTAAACTAACAATCGTAAACATATGACCAGAATTGGAATTCGTCCCAAATTTGGAATGAGAAGTTTTCTGGATCTattctttcatgttttttcaTCATACTAGTGTGTGTTTCTGGCCAAAACCCACGAGTGCACACCCACCAAACACTATCCGAAACTGTTACACAGTTAACCATGGTCTCAGTAAAACTAGGCGATCAACATTACTACTTTATATTCTTTGCTGCCTTTCAATTCTATTTAACCCGTACGGAAAGTAATCAAACGCAAACTACAAACATTAGAGGTACCAAACTCAATGCGTTACCCTCACAACTCACGGTCAAGGTCATGATTATCCAATTACTGCACTATGGAACCATGCAAATTATGGATTTATATTTCATCATCTAACGAGAAGTGGTTGATAGGCCAAAACATGGAATGATATTTACAATATTCTTATCAGCAAATAGCCAGGAATGAAATGAATCATTCCTGATGAGCAAAAATATAATATGATGACAATAAATGAATCGATTGTCTTTATGCAATCTTTAACTGCACGAATTAGAGGCGATTAGTGCTGATGTTTCAATAGAGTCTTCTTTTCCGCTTCTTCCGCTGCAATgattatcatttattttacccTTCTGAACTGACTCGAATCATGAATTGGACGATAGTCTTGATAGCCAATTCAAACAGTGAGGTCACTATCAGTGAATCAGTATAGCATTGTTGTGCGCGGATGATACTACAAATAGAGCAAACCACCAGGGCCATGCACTTGCAATAAAGattttacaaaaacaacaaaaacaggatAGAGTAAAAGAGTTATacatattaataattttctgTATTCAGATGATACTAAGTGTAGCATAATCTACACAATTAGTTCCCATCGTGTTGTTTGTACGATTAATGCTGTTATAGAcgccgttttgtttgtttgatttttttatgtgataTAATCATATATACATGCAGACCctgagatacgctattatagagGACCGCtgtaacccgggaaaaatccgcgtaagtcgaatccggaaGTAAAATCGTGTAttcttcaaagttagatagttgaattccttctctgcacttaatttattcatcaaaccaggatactttttgatagattactttaaaataaacaaataacaaatgatTTATATGACAatggaagctattttagaccaattttacaaCTGTTTTGCCAAGATTtagtgctataaactaactcagctgtcaaatttccaaaacggcgtatctccgaatccgcgtataagaggaaccgcgtatctcggggactgcctgtacattCTTTCGCTtacaatattataaaaatttcacataaagCGACTCAAAGTAAACACGGAACGTGAGATTAAGATCAAGAGATCCTCTCTGCAGTCATTATAGGACTGATAAAACGGCTAAGAGCcgttaaaattataaacaaatgaataaaattttccTCATTCCATAATACAGTTCCACGATATCATTGGAAAATATCAGTCATAAGGACCTGTGCTTGCTCAATCGACACAATGATAGCGGCACGTTTGTtggtagaagaaaaagaaacgataTCATAATTGATAAAGATTAGAGCAAAGTATTGTCTTTAAAATACCAATGTCTCTATACGGAGATTATACGGATTACTATACGAAGTAAGTCTGGCTAATCAACTAAGATGAAAAAATTCGAAGCATGCGGGAGTTGGAGAATCAGGTAAAGGTTATGTGTGTACTTGTGTGGTGAAACTATTATTATCTAGAAAAAGTGTACGGTTGGTATGCGCAAAATGACCCTGCTGTCAAAATAAGGAAGAAGATCTAGTCAGCTACCAGCCAGAGGTCGTCTAACGATGGGTTCAatattttgatgaattattaaacGATCAGTTTAACGAGCAGCAAGAGGCTCCACTAGCAGACGATCATTGTCACGTAATACCACGTCACGTGTATTAGCTAAACCCAAACGGGTACACGTCAAATCAAGTATAATAGAGCacgaaatagaaataaattcgAAATAGAATATAATAGTCGGGTTAGAATAGATGGAATAGTATAGACGGAATAGAATAAAGACGGACTGATCAAACATGGAGGTGCAGTActaaaaaatgaaatgcaagAAATTATTAGTAAGCGCCAAGAAAACAAGCACACCTGGGTACTCTTCAATGTAGAGCTATAGCGGAACCCTAATGGAAATTTCGGGGACcatttttataaatctttGGCGTGATCGCGTGATCGCAACATTGAAGTGTCCAAAATTAACACATGAGCACATGGGCCTTGCCCAAAACTGATAAAATCCTCTTAGCTGCGTTCGAGAGGTAGATACTCAGAAGAggttttggccccgtatgtgtggaaattTATTGGAGGTGCtgctacaatgacgaactcTATGAACAATGAACATGATACAACGATTTGAGCTCATCAGGCTCCGGAAGGTGGTCATTAGAATGGCACTGGTCAACCCAGCccataaagtccttttaggccTTCCTCATGGACAGAAGAGGCTCGCCTGCTAGGCCAAATTTAAATAGTCTGGCAGATATATTGGAATGCCAGAAGACGGCGCGCGACAGTGAATGGTTTAGTAGCAATCCCAAGACAGCGAAGTGGTTGCGGCACCTGATAAGAGTAAGAGAGAACTCTTCTTCAACAGTGATGCATTCATTCTAATACTCTCCGAACTCTAAgatgtagtttacaaaaaaaaaaccataagtCTTTGCTTTCAAAATAGGTATCAATTTTAGTAATCACTTCGCCATTTTAGCCAACATTCTTTCTATGAAGCATCTGTTATGGTTCTGAAACAGTAGCAATATGTCCGAAAAAACGTAGTCAGAAAAGGTCAAAACATGAGATTACGCTCAAGTGGAGAAGCTATTCAATGTATAATCGGACATGTTATCGCTAACTGGTGACCTAAGtataaaattgtttgcaaattttgttttttccaaatttaacaattttttgcTGACTAGAAATGAATTTGTTGCTAACTTTATTATCAATGATAACACAATAGTATGACATCAATTGATGAAACCAGCCTCATTGGAGAATATAAGGGCCTGTGTTTCCCAAATAACGCATCAGTTGTCCTAAGCTCTAAACGTGAATAGCATCCAAGATGAGGTGAGTTGAAAGTATTGTTCATTAAGTATGGTTGGTAAACTTGTGGTGAACTACCATTTCGTTCAACTGCTAAATTCTCCCATTTTACTTAGTTTTACCACATTTCAAAAAGAAGTTCTCGAACGCCACAATGAGCTGCGTGCCAAGCATTCAGCCCAACCTTTGCAGCTCGATGCTGGTCTGTGCGAATTCGCTCAACAATGGGCTGATGTAAGTAATCATGCCAGTACAAACATGTTTCCCATAACATTGCAGCGATTTATTTTACTCATTCCATTACAATTGTACTACTTACAGAACCTAGTCCGCCGAAATGTCTTGGAACATCGCAGCAATAACAAGTACGGAGAAAATCTTTACGCTGCTTTTGGAAAAAGCCAAGTCTCGGGTGCCGATGCAGTGGACTCCTGGTACGACGAAATCAAATGCTATACATTTGGGGTTCCGAACCCATCAAACTTTTCACAGGTGGGCCATTTCACCCAGGTGGTGTGGAAGAATTCGCGCAATCTAGGTGTAGGTATTGCTGTACAAGGAACTAAAGTTTACGTCGTTTGCAACTACGACCCTCCAGGCAACTATGGAGGTCAATATCCTGCCAATGTGACTAGATCGTGAAGGGCAAATTATACCCGGAAGACGAAAATGTCGTAATAAACATATCTGCATCaacctaaaaaaaatcagtgtCCATAACTCACATTCACTCGTAGTACGTGTAAGCTGATAAAATCACTAAGGTGCACAACAATGTTTGTCGTCGTAATACTGTAGTCTCTATAATATGAGAAGGATGCTATTAACAGCTATTGGCTATTGATTGGCATGACTATTAATGAGTATTAATCATATGAATTGTTAGTGAGGAGTACGAACATTTTTCACTGATTTTCATCTGATGACCGAGGGGGTGTACAtcttgctactaccaccaagatctgtgccggtggcggctccatgccggcttgcacCAAGCACTTCtacgcacaccaccgtaccgtacGTAGGAACTGACGATGGACGAGCTCCTTTAAGGTCTCTAAACTTGGATGATTAATGAATCCTCAGTGAATCGGTGATTTGAGAATCCTGAATGATTCTTGAATCGTTGAAATTGAGATTAAGATTCATTAATGTTCAATAATATATATTACAGTTACCCAACACTAGTCAACGAGGTAAGCTAGTATGAGTAAACGCAGTTCAATACAAAACAGTCAGCAAATTTATCGCAACTTAAAATTAGCTACGCGAATTTGCACAATAATTGGCAAACGattgtcttttcttttctttcattttatcaCCAAAGGTTTGTACcgcgtttccggtgtgtcGTTACGATTCTCAAAGAAATGATTTAGTACGATACGCCGACCAAACTTCTTCAGAGcgaatgaattttaatgctATTCACGAATACAAAAACTCTTACTCTTAGCAATTCATCGAACGTTATGTATCACCTTTTTATATAAAGACTATGCATCGGACGCATTATTCACTTGTGCCATTCGATTTCCATTAGAAACTGCAATCCGAAAAGCGATGCAGTGCTTATCGAAAAACGCAATCAGATCCTGAGTATAGAATTGAAAAAACATCGTGTTATTAAAGATGATTTAATGTATACCTGTTAATACAACTTACATTTGTTGCGTAGCGTAATCCAGCATCCTTAAGAAGCCCGTTAACCTCATCTAAATTAATCGGTTTGAAGCGCAGAATTTGTCGCTGTAAGACTTCACTTTCCGACACTAAATTGAAGAAAGAAATATGAAGCGGAACAGCGCACCACGCCATCTAAAATTATACAATCATATGGTTACTCAATtgtattaaaaacattcatcGATACTTGCCTTCTTCCTTGGTTtcgatggaaggaaaaaagttgTACTGTTAAGATCCAATTTGAATGCGCATTTTCGAGGCGTTGTTAACACAGCCGAACTGTAAGGTGCTGGAATCTGCGAATATTTTTTCTTAGCATATTTCACCTTGCAATGGCTACTTTCTTCTTTCGCTTGTATGTTATGCCGTTCTACTAACATCACATATGGATGCATctcatcaaacaaataatgCAGCACCCGAATTGCTTTACTCCGCTGTAATGCCTTTAACCCGTACTTAAACAATTCACGTTCAATTTCTGGCGTTGACATATCTTCATACGTCGGAGGCTTCTGATTAACATTCGACGTACGTATTACATATTCTGTTGCAAATATATTTACAGCAACCGTTTTCAACTcgccaaatttattttcaaaactacTGCCTATCGATTTATTTTGAGCTTCTCTTTCATTCGATGTCGAGGACGAGGGGAATCCTATGTCTGACGCAGTGCTCTTCAAAGCTAAGCAATCTCTAGGGAATTCAAATTGTGTGCAGGATTTCATTTCACTCAGAACTTTTGATGACGACGTCCTGATTCCAgtacttaaaaaattatcggTCAGGGAAGTTTGAGGCGCAATTATTCCGGCTGCTATTTCATCA
This Anopheles marshallii chromosome 3, idAnoMarsDA_429_01, whole genome shotgun sequence DNA region includes the following protein-coding sequences:
- the LOC128713264 gene encoding uncharacterized protein LOC128713264, translated to MSFTTFQKEVLERHNELRAKHSAQPLQLDAGLCEFAQQWADNLVRRNVLEHRSNNKYGENLYAAFGKSQVSGADAVDSWYDEIKCYTFGVPNPSNFSQVGHFTQVVWKNSRNLGVGIAVQGTKVYVVCNYDPPGNYGGQYPANVTRS